In Phoenix dactylifera cultivar Barhee BC4 chromosome 11, palm_55x_up_171113_PBpolish2nd_filt_p, whole genome shotgun sequence, the following are encoded in one genomic region:
- the LOC103703317 gene encoding dormancy-associated protein homolog 3-like → MGLLDHLWDETVAGPRPDSGLGKLRKYSSFSSTSSSSSSASSAASAATAPGSSLVTRSITILRTTSFPRSALDSASSSPSSPASVPDSPLTPTGPRGEWWRLRKKPTPVAEGMETAEPRNPDVYDWVLISSLDR, encoded by the exons ATGGGCCTTCTCGATCATCTGTGGGACGAGACGGTGGCCGGTCCCCGCCCGGACTCCGGCCTCGGCAAGCTCCGCAAgtactcctccttctcctccacctcctcctcctcctcctccgcctcctccgccgcctccgccgccacGGCGCCCGGAAGCTCCCTGGTCACCCGGAGCATCACCATCCTCCGCACCACCTCCTTCCCCCGCAGCGCCCTCGACTCCGCCTCCTCGTCCCCCTCCTCGCCGGCCAGCGTCCCCGACTCGCCCCTCACAC ctaCGGGGCCGAGAGGAGAATGGTGGAGGCTTAGGAAGAAGCCGACGCCGGTGGCGGAGGGTATGGAGACCGCCGAACCCCGGAACCCGGACGTTTACGACTG